Below is a window of Cryobacterium sp. PAMC25264 DNA.
CTGGAGTCCTACACGGACGGTGTCTTCGCCATCGCGGCCACGCTGCTGGTGTTGAACCTGTCGGTGAGCGGGATCGGGGTGGTGAACTCCAACGCCGAGCTCGTGCAGTAGGTGCTGGCTTTGCTGCCCAGCGTCCTGAACGTCGTGATCAGCTTCCTGCTGCTCGGCCTGCTCTGGCTCATCCACGTGCGGCAGTTCGAGTTCATCCCCCGAGTCGACACCACCATCGTCTGGCTCAACAATCTGCGACTGCTCGGGGTGGTGCTCGTGCCGTTCACAACGAGCCTCAACGACGAGTTCAGTCGCTATCTGCTCGGCCGCACCCTGCTCCCTGTGAATTTCTTCCTGATCCTCTTCATCAGCACCTGGCAGTGGTTCCACGCCAGCTCGCCCCGCCGCAAGCTCGTGCAGGGGGCCTCGGCCGAGGCCGTGCACAACGGGCGGGTCAACTCGGCCAGCGCGCTCGTACAGGCCTTCTGCGTGGTGCTGCTTGCCACGGTCTGGGGTTCAGCGGCGTTCCTCGTCTTCGCTCTCGACCCGGTCATCGCCCTGGCCCTGCGGCGACTCGGGGTCCTGAAGCCCACCCCGGACGGTGCCGTCGTGGGCTGAGCGGTCGTGGGCTGAGCGGTCGTCGGCTGAGCGCGCCCGGACACACGAAACGGGGACCCCACCAGGTGGGATCCCCGCTCAGCGGACTGGATTACGCCTGAAGGGCGCCCTGCAGCTCGAGGGTGATGGTGACCTTGTCGCCGAGGAGCATGCCGCCGGTCTCGAGAGCGGCGTTGTAGGTGAGGCCGAAGTCCTCACGGTTGATCTCGGCCTTGGCGGTGGCGCCGAACTTGTAGTTGCCGTAGGGGTCAGAACCGAAGCCACCGAAGTCGAAGTCGAAGGTGACGGGCTTGGTGACGCCCTTGATGGTCAGGTTGCCGTCGACGAGGTAGTCGCCCTTCACCAGACGCACGCCGGTCGACACGAAGTCGATGGTCGGGTAGGTCTCGGCGTCGAAGAAGTCACCGGTGCGCAGGTGGCCGTCCCGGTTGGGCTCGTTGGTGTTGATGGACGCGACCGTCGCGGAGGCGGTGACGCTGGTCTCGAGGGGGTTCTCGGTGGTGACGAACGTGGCGTCGAACGACTCGAAGGTGCCCTTGACCTTGCTGATCATGATGTGACGGATGCTGAAGCCGACCGCGCTGTGGGTGGGGTCGATGGTCCAGGTTCCCGCTTTGTAGCCGGGGATGGTGATGATGTCGGTGTCGCTCATGGTGCTCCTCAGGTCTGTGGGGCGACCGGATCCGTCACCCTCAGGTTTATGCAATCGCATAGGACCTCAGGATATTCCATCGTCGGGAAGAATTTCTCTGAACGGTTCAGGAACGGCTTCCGCGACGGGACAGCCAGACAACCGTCGCGGGAGAATGTGCGCGGGGAAGTAGGCTCACCGTGAAGGAGGCCGCCATGGCGCACGACGAGAGTCCCGTCGCAGGGACCGGCCGGCCCGCACAGGCACGCCCCGCCCTGGGCATCCGGGACCTGGCGCCTGAGGGAATTCTCATCCTCGCCGGCGGGCGGGCGATCCTGCTGCAACTGGCCAACCCCGCCGTCGGGCACGGGGTGGCCCGGCACAGCGACTTCGCCGCCCGGCCGCTCGACCGACTGACGGGCACACTCGCATACGTGTACGCGGTCACCTGCGGAACTCCCATCGACAGGGCGGCGGCGGTTCGCCGCGTGTCACTGGCGCACCGTCCGGTGCACAGCTCCCGAAACGTCCCTGACGGGGACCCCGCCTACAACGCGTTCGATCCGGCGCTGCAGCTCTGGGTGGCCGCCACCCTTTATGAGTCGGCGACCCGCATGCACGACCTGGTCTTCGGCCCGCTCCCCGACGACGACGCGGAGGCGGTCTACCGCGACTACGCGGTGCTCGGCACCGCCCTGCAGGTGCCGGCCGGGTTGTGGCCGCCGACCCGGCAGGCCTTCGCGGAATACTGGCGGAACGCCGGCCGAACGCTGTCGACGGACGCCACGACCCGCGCCGTCGCCGACACGCTGCTGCATCCGCGGACAGGGCCGGTCTGGCTGCGCCTGGCCATGCCGCTGGCCCGCCTGGTCACGGCCGGGCTGCTCGAGCCCGGGGAACGCGCCCTGTTCGAGCTGCCGTGGTCGCCGGGACGGCAGCGGCGCTTCACCGGTGTTCTGACGCTCCTGCGCGCGGTCTACCCACGGTTGCCGCGGCGACTGCGGCACGCGCCGATGCGCCACTACCTGCGTGCCGCCCGGGCCCGGTCGGCCGCCGAACGTTCCGAGTCCGAGCGGCTCGGCGCCGCATCCGGCGAGATCTAGCGACGCCGCCGACCAGTATTCGGTCTAGAAGAAGTCGTCCGGCGTGCCGGCGGCGCGAGTGACCGCGACGCTGGACAGTCCGGCGCCATCGAGCTTGGCCACCGCGACCCGGAGGCCGGATTCCATCTGGGAGGCCCACACCTCGGTCTCGCGTGCAGCCGCTTCGACGGCCTCGAGCTTGGCCAGGGCCTTCTCCTTGTCGGCCCGTTCCGTCTTGACCTGCTGGATGCTCAAGGTCACGGCGTAGTAGGCCGCCACCATCGACGCGATCGGTGTGGCGATCACGGCCAGGGCGATGATGGACTCGTTGGACACGTTCACGAAGATCATGATGATGAACGCGATCGTGAGAACGGCAATGCCCACCAACACCACCAGCGCGGCACGCTGGGGGCCGCCGGTACGCAGGTCGGAGATCAGCGTGCGGCTGCGGGGCCTGGCACCGCGTGACTCCGTTGCGGTCTCCGCCAGTCCGGTCTCCGCCAGTTCGGCCTCCGCCGGGGCTGTGACCGGGCCGCGGTCGACGTCGAGGCGCTCGGTGTGCGTCTGGTCCGCTGCAGCGGTCTGCACGGGGCGGGTGCGGTCGAAGGGGTCGTAGCTCTGATCGGTCATGGTCACTCCGTCGGTGTCGGGCTAGCGGTCTGTTCTCAGCGATCGGTGCTGGTCGAATCCTCGGGCGAATCATCGAGCGAGGGCTCCGGTGTTTCTGCAGTGGAGGGTAGCGCGTCACCCGGCAGGAAGACGCGTTTGTAGCTCCGCCCGTCGGCCAGCTCGACCGTGCGGCTGATCAGCCTACCCCGGGTCACCTGCAGGTAGACGGCCTGCGCGGACACCCCGAGCTGCGCCGCCGCCTCGGCGACTGAGCGTCCCGGCAGGTCGGTGGGCACGCTGCTGGGCCGGATGCTGCGCTTGCGCCCAGCGGACAGCCGCGCGGCGATCTCGTCGTCGGTGCCCTGCCAACGCCACTTGGCCGCGGTGGGCTTGAGGCCTGCCGCCTCGGCGATCTCAGGCCAGCCTGACCCGCCCGCCAGGGCATCGCGCACGCTGCCGAGCGCGGCCGGATCGGCGTCGAGGTGATGGAGCACGGCGCGGATCGCCCGCATCCGTTCGAGGGGTGGCGAGGACTCTTCACCGTCCAGCCGGACGAGCCTGGCCAGAGCCTCGGCGCTCTGCTGGGACAGGAAGGAACCCACGGTTATCTCCTTGATTCTGGGTCGGCTAGGGCGCGATGTTCGGGTCAGGTGAGCACGGCGACGGAGTGCGGGGGCAACAAGACCTGACCGGCGTCCAGGCGGGGTGCTGCATCGGCGTTGTTCGCGAATGCCAGGACGACCGTGCTCCCCGCCGCCGGAACCCAGCGCGGGCTCGTCGACAGGTTCATCAGGATCTCTGTGGCGCCCCGGGTGAGCTTCACCCAGCCGTCAGCCTCGTCGAAGTCCACGGCTGCCCTGAGCAGCCGGGGATCGGTGAAGTCGGAGTGGTCGCGGCGCAGAACGGCCAGGTGGCGGTAGAACGCGAACAGGCGGCCCGCATCGGGCCGCTGCAGCTCGGACCAGTCCAGCTTGGACCGCTCGAAGGTGGCGGGGTCCTGCGGGTCGGGCACCACGGCCGGGTCCCAGCCCATCCGGGCGAACTCGCCGATCCGGCCCTCGGCCGTTGCCAGGCCCAGTTCCGGCTCCGGGTGCGACGTGAAGAACTGCCACGGCGTGCGTGCGCCCCATTCCTCGCCCATGAACAGCATCGGGGTGAACGGGCCGAGCAGAGTGAGGGCGGCAGCGATGGCCAGCTGGCCGGTGTCGAGTTGGGCGCTCAACCTGTCGCCGATGGCGCGGTTGCCGATCTGATCGTGGTTCTGGGTGGCGACGACCAGGCGCCAGGCCGGCATCCGCTGCAGGTCGACCGGGCGGCCGTGCAGCCGGCCCCGGAAGCTGGAGAAGGTGCCGTCGTGGAAGAACCCGCGGGTGAGCACCTTGGCCAGGGCCTCGAGCGGCGCGAAATCGGCGTAGTAGCCCACGGTCTCGCCGGTGAGCGCGACGTGCACGGCGTGGTGGAAGTCGTCGCTCCACTGCGCGTCCAACCCGTAGCCGTTGGCTTCGCGGGGCGTGATGAGACGCGGGTCGTTGAGGTCGGATTCGGCGATGAGGGTGAGCGGGCGGCCGGCGAACGCGCTCAGCGCGGCGGTCTCCTCGGCAAGCTGTTCGAGCAGGTGCACGGCGGAGTGGTCCTTGAGCGCGTGCACGGCATCCAGGCGCAGCCCGTCGACGTGGTAGTCACGCAACCACATCAAGGCGCTGTCGATGATGTACCGGCGCACCTCGTCGGAGTCCGGGCCGTCCAGGTTGACCGATGCGCCCCAGGTGTTCCCTTCGGCATCGCTGAGGTACGGGCCGAAATTGGGCAGGTAGTTGCCGCTGGGCCCGAGGTGGTTGTGCACGACGTCCTGGATGACCCCGATCCCGGCGGCGTGGCAGGCGTCGACGAAGCGCTGGTAGGCGGCTGGGCCACCGTAGCCCTCGTGCACGGAGTACCAGAGCACACCGTCGTAGCCCCAGTTGTGGCTGCCGTTGAAGGCGTTCACCGGGAGCAGCTCGACGAAGTCGACGCCGAGGGCCGCCAGGTGATCGAGGCGGCCGACCGCGGCATCCAGGGTGCCCTCGGGGGTGAACGTGCCGATGTGCAGCTCGTAGATGGTGCCGCCGGCCAACTGGCGGCCGGTCCAGGCGTCGTCCTGCCAGGTATGGGCGGCCGGGTCGAAGGTGCGGGAGAGACCGTGCACGCCCGCGGGCTGGCGCCGGGACCGCGGGTCGGGGAACGGGCCGGCGCCGTCGACCAAGAAACCGTAGTCGACGCCGCCTGCCGTGCCGGGCAGGCCGGCGTGCCACCAGCCGGAGTCGTCGCGGCTCATGGCTGCCGGGCCGGCGTCGCTGACCAGCTGCACCAGGGTGGCGTTCGGCGCCCACACCTCGACGGGACGCTGCGCTGGAAAGGTTCGGTCTGGTGCGGAGCTGGTGGCGTCCTCGGTCACGGGGCGACCTCCTCGGT
It encodes the following:
- the treZ gene encoding malto-oligosyltrehalose trehalohydrolase → MTEDATSSAPDRTFPAQRPVEVWAPNATLVQLVSDAGPAAMSRDDSGWWHAGLPGTAGGVDYGFLVDGAGPFPDPRSRRQPAGVHGLSRTFDPAAHTWQDDAWTGRQLAGGTIYELHIGTFTPEGTLDAAVGRLDHLAALGVDFVELLPVNAFNGSHNWGYDGVLWYSVHEGYGGPAAYQRFVDACHAAGIGVIQDVVHNHLGPSGNYLPNFGPYLSDAEGNTWGASVNLDGPDSDEVRRYIIDSALMWLRDYHVDGLRLDAVHALKDHSAVHLLEQLAEETAALSAFAGRPLTLIAESDLNDPRLITPREANGYGLDAQWSDDFHHAVHVALTGETVGYYADFAPLEALAKVLTRGFFHDGTFSSFRGRLHGRPVDLQRMPAWRLVVATQNHDQIGNRAIGDRLSAQLDTGQLAIAAALTLLGPFTPMLFMGEEWGARTPWQFFTSHPEPELGLATAEGRIGEFARMGWDPAVVPDPQDPATFERSKLDWSELQRPDAGRLFAFYRHLAVLRRDHSDFTDPRLLRAAVDFDEADGWVKLTRGATEILMNLSTSPRWVPAAGSTVVLAFANNADAAPRLDAGQVLLPPHSVAVLT
- a CDS encoding YceI family protein — encoded protein: MSDTDIITIPGYKAGTWTIDPTHSAVGFSIRHIMISKVKGTFESFDATFVTTENPLETSVTASATVASINTNEPNRDGHLRTGDFFDAETYPTIDFVSTGVRLVKGDYLVDGNLTIKGVTKPVTFDFDFGGFGSDPYGNYKFGATAKAEINREDFGLTYNAALETGGMLLGDKVTITLELQGALQA
- a CDS encoding oxygenase MpaB family protein; amino-acid sequence: MAHDESPVAGTGRPAQARPALGIRDLAPEGILILAGGRAILLQLANPAVGHGVARHSDFAARPLDRLTGTLAYVYAVTCGTPIDRAAAVRRVSLAHRPVHSSRNVPDGDPAYNAFDPALQLWVAATLYESATRMHDLVFGPLPDDDAEAVYRDYAVLGTALQVPAGLWPPTRQAFAEYWRNAGRTLSTDATTRAVADTLLHPRTGPVWLRLAMPLARLVTAGLLEPGERALFELPWSPGRQRRFTGVLTLLRAVYPRLPRRLRHAPMRHYLRAARARSAAERSESERLGAASGEI